The following are encoded together in the bacterium genome:
- the dapF gene encoding diaminopimelate epimerase produces the protein MKVEFSKYHGLGNDFLLLDDADGGLSNWLTGERIRALCDRHTGVGADGILVRRDSEQADQRMLLFNSDGTPAEISGNGLRCFVLFLRDAGYGVSREIAIETGGGVQRARLVEPNVVESTMPVPKFAGGRPKLVDIEAQGMMFKVCVVNVGNPHGVVFGPVRDITFARTYGPALEKHSAFPGGANIEFVHVVSKRECRLVVWERGAGITMACGSGSVATAAAGAALGDFAFDTSISVRQPGGALEITVASGFREIRQKGEAEFVFRGEIEL, from the coding sequence ATGAAGGTTGAATTCTCCAAATATCACGGGCTGGGCAATGATTTTCTGCTGCTCGACGACGCGGACGGCGGGCTATCCAACTGGCTGACGGGGGAGCGGATTCGCGCACTATGTGACCGCCACACGGGGGTGGGAGCGGACGGGATTCTGGTGCGGCGCGATTCGGAGCAGGCCGATCAGCGGATGCTGCTGTTTAACTCCGACGGTACACCCGCCGAGATTTCCGGCAACGGGCTGCGCTGCTTCGTGCTGTTTCTGCGGGACGCGGGCTACGGTGTTTCGCGCGAGATTGCCATCGAAACAGGCGGCGGTGTTCAGCGGGCGCGGCTGGTGGAACCAAACGTCGTCGAGAGTACGATGCCCGTGCCCAAATTCGCGGGTGGCCGGCCGAAACTGGTGGACATCGAAGCGCAGGGGATGATGTTCAAGGTGTGTGTGGTGAACGTGGGGAATCCGCACGGCGTCGTGTTCGGCCCGGTGCGCGATATCACGTTCGCGCGCACCTACGGCCCGGCGCTGGAGAAACACTCCGCGTTTCCGGGCGGCGCGAATATCGAGTTCGTACACGTGGTCTCGAAACGCGAGTGCCGACTCGTAGTGTGGGAGCGCGGAGCGGGAATCACCATGGCCTGCGGCTCGGGTTCGGTGGCGACGGCGGCGGCGGGAGCGGCGCTGGGAGACTTCGCATTCGACACCTCCATCTCGGTTCGTCAGCCGGGGGGGGCACTCGAGATCACGGTGGCGTCGGGTTTCCGCGAGATCCGCCAGAAAGGGGAAGCGGAGTTTGTGTTTCGGGGAGAAATCGAATTGTAG
- a CDS encoding amidohydrolase: protein MPSGNSRPVIVDVHTHIFNAWDIPLEGYLRSRQELRQFELIKRWFIKRVISKCIRGDKPPEPSPNPGLPENFHCWLLRRTFPPGYMRWAHILGMNVVNIAERLKETYPSYRLFVPLMVDYEYWFDSTKDVLIDAQVDEIHQKIIVPFGGLIHPFVSFDPARQLAFEGHYPNPDGRLETINPLALVEDAIQNKGFIGIKLYNSLGYRPFWNAEVETQRRKIALHGTRYKNFTGADYDRVLRRLYQFCVDNGVPITTHCHSTGIEAYKGASEVFGEPRLWWPVMELYPELHLNLAHFGWYRKNGEGYQGRNSWVKEICTQFSAYPHLYADVAHHDVVVKGKKERFIRDYRDLLREHPDAKKRMLFGTDWHVFIREERYRDMHTEYEDVLRQAGGLTDGEISDFLGGNALRFLGLLPGDQNRQRLAKFYQDHNIPPPEWFRMTEPPNG from the coding sequence ATGCCATCGGGGAACAGTCGCCCAGTGATCGTTGACGTTCACACGCACATTTTCAACGCGTGGGATATTCCGTTAGAGGGATATCTGAGGTCGCGACAGGAGCTTCGGCAGTTCGAACTGATTAAGCGCTGGTTCATCAAGCGCGTCATTTCAAAGTGCATTCGCGGTGACAAGCCACCCGAGCCATCACCCAATCCGGGGTTGCCCGAAAACTTTCATTGCTGGCTTCTGAGGCGGACATTCCCCCCCGGCTACATGCGATGGGCGCACATTTTAGGGATGAACGTCGTGAACATCGCGGAGCGGCTGAAGGAGACCTATCCGAGCTATCGGCTGTTCGTTCCGCTGATGGTGGACTATGAGTACTGGTTCGACAGCACAAAAGACGTGCTGATTGACGCGCAGGTGGATGAGATTCACCAGAAGATTATTGTGCCATTCGGGGGATTGATTCATCCGTTCGTGTCGTTCGATCCGGCCCGGCAGCTCGCCTTCGAGGGGCATTATCCGAATCCCGACGGCCGACTCGAGACGATCAATCCGCTGGCGCTGGTCGAGGACGCGATCCAGAACAAGGGTTTCATCGGAATCAAGCTCTACAATTCGCTGGGCTATCGTCCGTTCTGGAACGCGGAAGTCGAGACGCAGCGGCGGAAGATCGCTCTCCACGGAACGCGCTACAAGAATTTCACGGGCGCGGATTATGACCGGGTTCTGCGCCGGCTGTACCAGTTCTGCGTGGACAACGGAGTTCCGATCACGACGCATTGTCACTCGACGGGAATTGAAGCGTACAAGGGAGCGAGCGAGGTTTTCGGCGAACCGAGACTGTGGTGGCCGGTCATGGAACTCTATCCCGAGCTGCATCTGAATCTGGCTCATTTCGGGTGGTACCGCAAGAACGGCGAGGGCTATCAGGGACGGAATAGCTGGGTGAAGGAAATTTGCACTCAGTTTTCTGCCTATCCGCACCTCTATGCGGACGTGGCTCATCACGACGTGGTGGTTAAGGGTAAAAAAGAGCGATTCATCCGCGATTATCGTGATTTGCTGAGGGAGCATCCGGACGCGAAGAAACGAATGCTGTTCGGAACGGACTGGCACGTGTTCATCCGGGAGGAAAGATATCGGGACATGCACACCGAGTACGAAGACGTGCTGCGGCAGGCGGGCGGACTGACGGACGGGGAGATCAGCGATTTTCTGGGCGGGAACG